A region from the Pleurocapsa minor HA4230-MV1 genome encodes:
- the egtD gene encoding L-histidine N(alpha)-methyltransferase: MSAFSQSAKNSQDSQATRLKIDYLLDFKAVEKDDIQDVINGLTQKQKSLPARYFYDSKGSQLFEKICQLQEYYPTRTEASILQQYATEIVHQTQAVELVELGSGSSTKTRYLFDAYQTLNIPLYYTPVDVSDSILKVSANKLLADYPQLKIEGKVATYSQALKQLKNSFLGKRIIIFLGSSIGNFNSPKCDRFINQVTSALNPGDYFLLGIDLQKPVEILEAAYNDSQGVTAAFNLNMLQHLNHRFAGNFNLDLFKHQAIYNQTEHQIEMYLISQQEQTVTLANLNLTIELKKTEKILTEISRKFNLEKMAKYLSDRNLNLIKTYTDAQQWFGLLLVQLPSA, from the coding sequence AAAAGATGATATTCAGGATGTAATTAACGGTTTAACTCAAAAGCAAAAATCTCTTCCCGCTCGTTATTTTTATGATAGTAAAGGCTCTCAATTATTTGAAAAAATATGTCAGTTACAAGAATATTATCCAACTCGCACCGAAGCTAGTATTCTTCAGCAATACGCCACAGAAATTGTCCATCAGACTCAAGCAGTTGAGTTAGTTGAATTAGGTAGTGGCAGCTCCACTAAAACACGCTATTTATTTGATGCTTATCAAACATTAAATATTCCTTTATACTATACCCCTGTTGATGTTAGTGACAGCATACTTAAAGTAAGTGCTAATAAATTATTAGCTGATTACCCTCAACTTAAAATAGAAGGGAAAGTAGCAACTTATAGCCAAGCATTAAAACAGCTAAAAAATAGCTTTTTAGGTAAAAGAATAATTATCTTTTTAGGTAGTAGCATTGGTAATTTTAATTCCCCAAAATGCGATCGCTTTATCAATCAAGTAACATCAGCATTAAATCCTGGAGATTATTTTTTACTCGGTATCGACTTACAAAAACCTGTCGAAATATTAGAAGCAGCCTACAATGATTCCCAAGGAGTTACCGCAGCCTTTAATCTCAATATGTTGCAACACCTCAATCATCGTTTTGCTGGCAACTTTAATCTCGATTTATTTAAACATCAAGCTATTTATAATCAAACCGAACATCAAATTGAAATGTATTTAATTAGTCAGCAAGAACAAACTGTCACTTTAGCGAATCTAAATTTAACTATTGAACTAAAAAAAACAGAAAAAATCCTGACCGAAATCTCTCGCAAATTCAACCTAGAAAAAATGGCAAAATATTTAAGCGATCGCAATTTAAATTTAATTAAAACCTACACCGATGCTCAACAATGGTTTGGTTTATTACTGGTTCAATTGCCATCCGCATAG